Below is a window of Arabidopsis thaliana chromosome 2, partial sequence DNA.
ATTGGAGCATAATGGTCGATAAGCACAAGTGGTCGAAAGCCACAAAAAACACTTCGGCACAATCGGTTCGAGATATTTCGATCAAGGTTCTTCAAGCCTTTGTAAACATACCATAAGCCCCTAAATACAACTAAAACCAGGAATATCCCACAATATATGCAAAGTCAAGACAACAATGGTGATAACTCTCTCACATGGAGTCCATAACCACGGATTAGAGAAGATCGACACAAGTTATGTCTTGGATTTAACATAGAAATAAAGGAAACAGACctgaatttttttgtcttaagaTAGTTAATCCAATTGATGGGCTTGGGCCTTCTAAATAGGGTTGggccaaaagaagaaagtaggTCCACTGGGAAAAACCCTAGTTTCTCTTTGGAATGCCAAGACAGGAAAGGGGAGAGGCGGCAATCTGAAGCTTGCGAAGACAATTGCGGTGACTGCAACATCTCCGGTGATTGGAAGATCGGCGGGAACAGTCGCTGGCCGTGATCCGAAACTGAGACAAAGCTCCAAGGGTTCAGATCTGAAGCGAGGGCTACGAGGAAGAAATGGAGAT
It encodes the following:
- a CDS encoding uncharacterized protein (unknown protein; Has 30201 Blast hits to 17322 proteins in 780 species: Archae - 12; Bacteria - 1396; Metazoa - 17338; Fungi - 3422; Plants - 5037; Viruses - 0; Other Eukaryotes - 2996 (source: NCBI BLink).); this encodes MVITLSHGVHNHGLEKIDTRLGQKKKVGPLGKTLVSLWNAKTGKGRGGNLKLAKTIAVTATSPVIGRSAGTVAGRDPKLRQSSKGSDLKRGLRGRNGDKDLPDNSSFLLHLMMKIG